A genomic region of Rhodothermales bacterium contains the following coding sequences:
- a CDS encoding ABC transporter permease: protein MRASNLIKVAGKSIIKNKMRTLLTMLGIIIGVGAVIVMVAVGDGAKSQIERQIQNLGTNMLVITPGASSSGGVSRGAGSFNRLQLDDAEKLRNESMFLSAISPVVTTFTQAVGPRGNWRTRINGVDVDYPLIRDWPVSSGSFFTAADVRQGKKVALIGATVAEQLFGSDDPIGQTIRVRNVPIQVIGVLAPKGQTAEGNDQDDVMLAPYTTVGTRLSRWNFVSQILASTSSPNDIPAAQDEIKAIMREAHGLASWEADDFEVRNQAELTEAAAGTTEVMTLLLAAIAGISLLVGGIGIMNIMLVSVTERTREIGIRMAIGARGRDVLTQFLIESIVMSILGGAIGVGLGFAGAQVLGDVMGWQTLVNSDTVLVAIVFSGAVGIFFGFYPARKAAALNPIEALRYE, encoded by the coding sequence ATGAGAGCTTCCAACCTTATCAAGGTAGCCGGGAAGAGCATCATCAAGAACAAGATGCGCACCCTGCTCACCATGCTCGGCATCATCATCGGCGTGGGTGCCGTAATCGTGATGGTTGCCGTCGGCGACGGTGCCAAGAGCCAGATCGAGCGGCAGATCCAGAACTTGGGCACCAACATGCTTGTCATCACCCCGGGGGCAAGCTCCAGTGGAGGCGTCAGCCGGGGCGCAGGCAGTTTCAACCGGTTGCAGTTGGACGATGCCGAGAAACTGCGCAACGAAAGCATGTTTCTGTCGGCCATCTCCCCGGTCGTAACCACATTTACGCAGGCGGTCGGCCCACGCGGCAACTGGCGCACACGCATCAACGGCGTGGACGTCGATTATCCGCTCATCCGCGACTGGCCCGTCTCGAGCGGCTCGTTCTTCACGGCTGCCGATGTACGGCAGGGCAAGAAGGTCGCCCTGATCGGTGCAACCGTTGCAGAGCAGCTCTTTGGCAGCGATGACCCCATCGGCCAGACCATTCGTGTACGCAATGTGCCCATTCAGGTCATCGGCGTGCTTGCCCCGAAAGGACAGACGGCCGAGGGCAACGACCAGGATGACGTCATGCTGGCGCCGTACACGACGGTAGGCACCCGCCTCAGTCGATGGAATTTCGTGTCGCAGATCCTGGCCTCCACTTCATCCCCGAATGACATCCCGGCGGCCCAGGATGAGATCAAGGCGATCATGCGCGAAGCGCACGGCCTCGCCTCCTGGGAGGCAGACGATTTTGAGGTGCGCAACCAGGCTGAGCTGACCGAGGCGGCGGCCGGGACCACCGAGGTCATGACCCTGCTGCTGGCGGCGATCGCGGGGATTTCGCTGCTCGTGGGCGGGATCGGCATCATGAACATCATGCTCGTATCTGTGACCGAACGCACGCGGGAAATCGGAATCCGCATGGCCATTGGTGCCCGTGGTCGTGATGTGCTTACCCAGTTTCTGATCGAGAGCATTGTGATGAGCATCCTGGGCGGCGCCATCGGTGTCGGACTCGGGTTTGCGGGCGCTCAGGTGCTGGGCGATGTGATGGGGTGGCAGACGCTGGTGAACAGCGATACCGTGCTCGTTGCCATCGTCTTCAGCGGTGCCGTGGGCATCTTCTTCGGGTTCTACCCGGCGCGCAAGGCTGCGGCGCTGAATCCGATCGAGGCGCTGCGCTACGAGTAG
- the yidD gene encoding membrane protein insertion efficiency factor YidD: MVQHLIALPKRALILLVRGYQLILSPHLATSCNFTPTCSGYAIQALEKYGAVKGSVLAAHRILRCHPWGGHGYDPPIWYSERKELHEHGS; this comes from the coding sequence ATGGTGCAGCATCTGATCGCCTTGCCCAAGCGCGCGCTGATTCTGCTGGTACGTGGCTACCAGCTGATCCTTTCCCCGCACCTGGCCACATCCTGCAACTTCACCCCCACCTGCTCGGGATACGCCATCCAGGCGCTGGAGAAGTACGGCGCGGTGAAGGGTTCCGTTCTGGCCGCGCATCGCATCCTGCGCTGCCACCCCTGGGGCGGTCACGGCTACGATCCACCCATCTGGTACTCCGAACGCAAGGAACTCCATGAGCACGGTTCCTGA
- a CDS encoding molybdenum cofactor biosynthesis protein MoaB, with translation MSTVPDAHRQAAGAAGLPCAIITCSDTRSEVDDRSGPIMKSLLELAGHEIVSYEVVREDPALIRSALERAAARARIVLLNGGTGVSPRDNTVDVVRAFVERDLPGFGELFRTLSYQEIGAAAMLSRAVAGTRGATAVFATPGSSAAVTLAMEKLILPEIRHLASLLDG, from the coding sequence ATGAGCACGGTTCCTGACGCCCACCGGCAGGCGGCGGGCGCCGCCGGGCTGCCCTGCGCGATCATCACCTGCAGCGACACCCGGTCCGAGGTGGACGACCGCAGCGGGCCGATCATGAAGTCCCTGCTCGAACTCGCCGGCCACGAGATCGTCAGCTATGAGGTTGTGCGCGAGGACCCGGCGTTGATCCGGAGCGCGCTCGAGCGGGCCGCCGCCAGGGCCCGCATTGTGCTGCTGAACGGCGGCACCGGCGTATCTCCACGCGACAATACGGTCGATGTGGTCCGCGCCTTTGTTGAGCGGGATCTGCCCGGATTCGGCGAGCTGTTCCGCACGCTCTCGTATCAGGAAATCGGGGCGGCCGCGATGCTGTCACGCGCCGTTGCGGGCACGCGCGGCGCCACCGCGGTATTCGCGACGCCGGGCAGTTCGGCAGCCGTCACGCTGGCCATGGAAAAACTGATACTGCCGGAAATTCGGCATCTGGCGAGCCTGCTGGACGGGTAG
- a CDS encoding cell wall hydrolase — MRKLLPLVAVLITAIPASAQDDGTILDEVQALDPLEMDELLWMARGVYSESDRANEQELVAWVIRNRVETGFRGDSYRQVVLERKQFSAFNEPSKRRTYILGLDQTDVVPSWMRALEVSMKVFQASPTERPFAIDTRHFYSPVSMVGRSEPVWAKAGVPISSVSLGVDPDRFRFFSGIDKSQDMVAATVNPTTFAEGASVEERIDQQKSASEKIDEQRIEQQQRAADRAKTLRRSTRVRRFSGRVQRPSRPKRGTGG, encoded by the coding sequence ATGCGGAAGCTCCTTCCCCTAGTTGCAGTTTTGATCACGGCAATTCCTGCCTCAGCGCAGGATGACGGCACCATCCTCGATGAGGTGCAGGCACTGGACCCGCTTGAGATGGACGAACTCCTCTGGATGGCGCGCGGGGTTTACTCGGAGAGCGATCGGGCCAATGAACAGGAACTCGTCGCGTGGGTGATTCGCAACCGTGTGGAAACCGGCTTTCGCGGCGACAGCTATCGCCAGGTGGTGCTTGAACGCAAGCAGTTCAGCGCCTTCAACGAGCCATCGAAACGGCGCACCTACATCCTGGGTCTCGACCAAACGGATGTCGTGCCCAGCTGGATGCGTGCCCTCGAGGTGTCGATGAAGGTCTTCCAGGCCAGCCCCACCGAGCGGCCCTTCGCCATCGATACTCGCCACTTCTACAGTCCCGTCTCCATGGTCGGTCGGTCGGAGCCCGTGTGGGCCAAGGCTGGCGTGCCGATCTCTTCCGTCTCGCTTGGTGTGGACCCGGACCGTTTTCGGTTTTTTTCCGGCATCGACAAGTCTCAGGACATGGTCGCGGCCACCGTGAATCCGACCACCTTTGCCGAGGGCGCGAGTGTCGAGGAGCGCATCGACCAGCAGAAAAGCGCGTCCGAGAAGATTGACGAGCAGCGCATCGAGCAGCAGCAGCGTGCAGCGGATCGCGCCAAAACGTTGCGGCGGAGCACCCGTGTGCGCCGCTTCAGCGGCAGGGTCCAGCGGCCGAGTCGGCCCAAGCGCGGCACCGGCGGGTGA
- a CDS encoding phosphatase PAP2 family protein has translation MRASCFLILSLTCLTADGQSRFVEWAVDDARALGVTAFRYAPAAGGTAATYLLATRNLDPAFNQTIQTWASGPVDGFLERTNPLGGPSMTRHAAAIFAGTLLLGDERSQDAAFTALESILYAGGLSYALKYAFGRGRPGEGYAADHFQPFSGHSSFPSGHTTTAFAFITPWVLYYDTPAARALLVLPIGTALARMDRDKHWVSDILAGGTLGILTARYLTRRHQGRSTGGSRPRVRVSPTSASLAWSF, from the coding sequence ATGCGCGCTTCCTGTTTTCTGATCCTCAGTCTGACCTGTCTCACCGCGGACGGGCAGTCCCGCTTTGTCGAGTGGGCCGTTGATGACGCCCGGGCTTTGGGCGTCACCGCCTTCCGATACGCCCCGGCTGCCGGCGGCACGGCCGCCACCTACCTGCTGGCCACCCGCAACCTGGATCCCGCGTTCAACCAGACCATCCAGACCTGGGCATCCGGCCCGGTCGATGGGTTTCTGGAGCGCACGAACCCGCTCGGTGGCCCTTCGATGACGCGTCATGCTGCGGCGATCTTCGCCGGAACGCTGCTGCTGGGTGACGAACGCTCGCAGGACGCCGCCTTTACGGCGCTGGAGTCCATCCTTTACGCAGGTGGGCTGTCCTACGCGCTCAAGTACGCCTTCGGCCGTGGCCGCCCCGGCGAAGGCTATGCCGCAGATCATTTTCAGCCGTTCTCCGGCCACTCCTCGTTTCCTTCGGGCCACACCACGACTGCGTTCGCCTTCATCACTCCATGGGTGCTCTACTACGACACCCCCGCGGCGCGCGCCCTGCTGGTGCTGCCCATTGGCACAGCGCTGGCCCGAATGGATCGCGACAAGCACTGGGTCAGCGACATCCTGGCGGGCGGCACACTCGGCATTCTGACGGCGCGGTACCTGACCAGACGGCATCAGGGACGCAGCACCGGTGGCTCCCGTCCGCGCGTTCGCGTGTCGCCCACCAGCGCATCGCTCGCCTGGTCCTTCTGA